From one Suricata suricatta isolate VVHF042 chromosome 8, meerkat_22Aug2017_6uvM2_HiC, whole genome shotgun sequence genomic stretch:
- the RCC2 gene encoding protein RCC2, with the protein MCEDKLEGSKCKGQLLIFGATNWDLIGRKEVPKQQAAYRNLGQNLWGPHRYGCLSGVRVRTVVSGSCAAHSLLITTEGKLWSWGRNEKGQLGHGDTKRVEAPRLIEGLSHEVIVSAACGRNHTLALTETGSVFAFGENKMGQLGLGNQTDAVPSPAQIMYNGQPITKMACGAEFSMIMDCKGNLYSFGCPEYGQLGHNSDGKFIARAQRIEYDCELVPRRVAIFIEKTKDGQILPVPNVVVRDVACGANHTLVLDSQKRVFSWGFGGYGRLGHAEQKDEMVPRLVKLFDFPGRGASQIYAGYTCSFAVSEVGGLFFWGATNTSRESTMYPKAVQDLCGWRIRSLACGKSSIIVAADESTISWGPSPTFGELGYGDHKPKSSTAAQEVKTLDGIFTEQVAMGYAHSLVIARDESEAEKEKIKKLPEYNPRTL; encoded by the exons ATGTGTGAGGAC AAACTCGAAGGGTCTAAGTGCAAAGGGCAGCTTTTGATTTTTGGGGCCACCAACTGGGACTTGATTGGTCGAAAAGAAGTGCCTAAGCAACAAG CTGCCTACCGCAATCTCGGTCAGAATTTGTGGGGGCCCCATAGATATGGCTGCCTGTCGGGGGTCCGGGTGCGGACAGTGGTGTCGGGCTCGTGCGCTGCCCATAGTCTCCTCATCACCACGGAAGGGAAGCTGTGGAGCTGGG GTCGAAACGAGAAGGGGCAGCTGGGCCATGGTGACACCAAGAGGGTCGAAGCCCCCAGACTCATTGAGGGTCTCAGCCACGAAGTGATTGTGTCTGCGGCCTGTGGGCGGAACCACACTCTGGCCTTGACGG AAACGGGTTCCGTGTTCGCGTTTGGGGAGAACAAGATGGGACAGCTGGGCCTCGGCAACCAGACGGATGCTGTTCCAAGCCCGGCACAG ATAATGTACAACGGCCAGCCAATTACCAAAATGGCCTGTGGGGCTGAATTCAGTATGATAATGGACTGCAAAGGGAACCTCTATTCCTTTGGGTGCCCTGAATACGGTCAGCTGG GACACAACTCGGATGGGAAGTTCATCGCCCGGGCGCAGCGGATAGAGTATGACTGCGAGCTGGTGCCCCGGCGGGTGGCCATCTTCATCGAGAAGACGAAAGACGGGCAGATTCTGCCCGTCCCAAATGTGGTTGTACGAGATGTGGCCTGTGGCGCTAACCACACG CTGGTCCTGGACTCTCAGAAGCGGGTCTTCTCCTGGGGCTTCGGCGGCTACGGGCGGCTGGGCCACGCCGAGCAGAAGGACGAGATGGTGCCGCGCCTGGTGAAGCTGTTTGACTTCCCCGGGCGCGGGGCGTCCCAGATCTACGCCGGCTACACCTGCTCCTTCGCCGTCAGCGAAGTGG GGGGTCTGTTCTTCTGGGGGGCCACCAACACGTCCCGTGAATCCACCATGTACCCGAAGGCCGTGCAGGACCTGTGTGGCTGGAGAATCCGGAGTCTGGCTTGTGG GAAGAGCAGCATCATCGTGGCGGCCGACGAGAGCACCATCAGCTGGGGCCCATCGCCCACCTTCGGGGAGCTG GGCTATGGGGACCACAAGCCCAAGTCCTCCACCGCGGCTCAGGAGGTGAAGACGCTGGATGGCATCTTCACAGAGCAG GTGGCCATGGGCTACGCACACTCTCTGGTGATTGCCCGAGACGAAAGCGAGGCCGAGAAAGAGAAGATCAAGAAATTGCCAGAGTACAACCCCCGGACCCTCTGA